The following coding sequences lie in one Rutidosis leptorrhynchoides isolate AG116_Rl617_1_P2 chromosome 4, CSIRO_AGI_Rlap_v1, whole genome shotgun sequence genomic window:
- the LOC139844976 gene encoding inactive TPR repeat-containing thioredoxin TTL3-like, with translation MEHALKVFDEKSQPNVVEEKSSLLEQNKPDFKELDLGSLRLTEKDKDLFRKRFNRSHSGELNATSIPNMNTQEKIRSGSGELNRKMGHRRSYSTGAPLIHSGNGTTYVNRSSTANTTSSGSTSTTTNSGGSGVGDGGNVSSVNSPNTNLLYPSGNICPSGKVHKPNMNSRNPTTRPEKLGLGMGTGSYGHGSIIKGGGKSVESNGENGMINVKKVMSSHDVEEVKIAGNEFFKRGNFTEALSLYDRAIAISPENAACRSNRAAVLTMLGRLGEAVWECEEAVRLNPGYQRAHQRLASLYLRLGLVERASHHLLYVRANDSAELQKLQALEKHINRCSDARKIGDWKGALRECEAALLTGAVSSPQIIACKAEAFLKLHQLEDADSVLVELPKLEPFPVSCSKVKFFGMCCEAYVLYVRAHVDMAFGRFETATAFVEKARLIDSENMEVATLQKNVTLINRARAQGKELFNSGRFSDACTAYGEGLKCNLSNSILYCNMAVCWSKLGLWDKSVEECNLALNIHPNYTKAIMRRAVSNAKLERWGKAVRDYEILRKKLPEDNEVAESLLRAQEALRLTRGEPSGVDRLNATEYSSEPQRSSIKSRNH, from the exons ATGGAGCATGCTCTGAAGGTGTTCGACGAAAAGTCTCAACCAAATGTAGTTGAAGAAAAATCATCTTTACTTGAGCAGAATAAGCCCGATTTCAAAGAACTCGATCTGGGTTCATTGCGTTTAACGGAGAAAGATAAAGACTTATTTCGTAAAAGATTTAATAGATCCCATTCTGGAGAGTTAAATGCTACCAGCATCCCAAATATGAACACGCAGGAAAAGATTCGATCTGGGTCCGGTGAATTGAATCGGAAGATGGGTCACCGGAGATCGTATTCTACCGGTGCTCCGTTGATACATTCAGGTAATGGGACAACTTACGTTAATAGAAGTAGTACTGCTAATACCACTAGCTCCGGCAGCACCTCTACTACCACCAATAGTGGTGGCAGCGGTGTTGGTGATGGTGGCAATGTAAGTTCAGTTAATTCACCAAACACAAACTTGTTATACCCAAGTGGAAACATCTGTCCATCAGGTAAAGTTCATAAACCTAATATGAATTCTCGTAATCCGACAACCAGACCCGAAAAATTAGGATTGGGCATGGGTACAGGTAGTTATGGTCATGGGAGTATAATTAAAGGTGGGGGGAAATCAGTGGAATCAAATGGTGAAAATGGGATGATAAATGTTAAGAAGGTAATGAGTAGTCATGATGTAGAAGAAGTGAAAATTGCTGGAAATGAGTTTTTTAAAAGAGGGAACTTTACGGAAGCGTTATCGTTATATGATCGTGCGATTGCGATATCACCGGAAAATGCTGCTTGCCGGAGTAATAGAGCGGCGGTTTTGACTATGTTAGGGCGGTTAGGGGAGGCTGTGTGGGAATGTGAGGAGGCTGTAAGGTTAAATCCTGGTTATCAGAGAGCTCATCAAAGATTAGCATCTCTTTATCTCAG GTTAGGACTGGTGGAACGTGCGTCCCACCATCTTTTGTATGTTCGAGCGAACGATTCAGCCGAGTTGCAAAAGTTGCAGGCTTTAGAAAAGCATATAAATAGATGTTCGGATGCTCGAAAGATTGGTGATTGGAAAGGAGCCCTTAGGGAATGTGAAGCAGCCTTGTTAACAGGAGCCGTATCGTCTCCCCAA ATAATTGCTTGCAAAGCGGAGGCATTTTTGAAACTTCATCAACTTGAAGATGCGGATTCTGTTTTAGTTGAGTTACCTAAATTAGAACCTTTTCCAGTCAGTTGCTCCAAAGTCAAGTTCTTTGGGATGTGTTGTGAAGCGTATGTGCTTTACGTACGAGCTCATGTTGACATGGCATTTGGAAG GTTTGAAACTGCAACTGCATTTGTTGAGAAGGCCAGGTTGATCGATTCTGAAAACATGGAAGTTGCAACGTTACAAAAGAATGTAACATTGATAAACCGAGCACGAGCTCAAGGCAAAGAATTATTTAACTCTGGTCGATTTTCGGATGCATGCACTGCTTATGGTGAAGGGCTCAAGTGCAACTTGTCAAATTCAATCCTCTACTGTAATATGGCGGTTTGTTGGTCAAAGCTCGGGTTGTGGGATAAATCAGTTGAGGAATGTAATCTTGCCCTTAACATCCACCCAAATTACACAAAAGCCATTATGAGGAGGGCCgtctcaaatgcaaag CTCGAACGATGGGGTAAAGCTGTGAGAGACTACGAAATCTTGAGGAAAAAACTTCCAGAAGATAATGAGGTGGCGGAATCACTATTGAGAGCTCAAGAAGCATTAAGATTGACCCGAGGGGAACCTTCTGGCGTTGATCGTCTTAATGCTACGGAATATTCATCTG AGCCTCAGCGTAGCAGCATAAAGAGTCGGAACCATTAA